Proteins co-encoded in one Candidatus Nitrosacidococcus tergens genomic window:
- a CDS encoding metal ABC transporter solute-binding protein, Zn/Mn family, whose translation MQPSWFYSIAIKIFLVISILHSTCIHAENHPIPIFVSIIPQKYFIERIGGSRVHVSVMIKQGQNEETYDPTPKQMVKLAQAEFYFRIGIPLEIIWLESIAKTNPHIKIIDNRNDIPLLPISADTLPEKIEDNGIPYESMDPHIWTSPPLVKIIAKNIRDTLITAEPTYKNQFEKNYQQFIQDLNNLDKFIRNTLSGITQHDFMVFHPAWRYFARTYGLHEIAIEHEGKEPGAKSLASFIELGRRKNIKTIFIQNQFSRTHAQLIAQSIGAKLISLDPLSEHYEANLRHVATTLASVLK comes from the coding sequence ATGCAGCCTAGCTGGTTTTATTCTATTGCAATAAAAATTTTTTTAGTAATATCTATATTACATAGTACGTGTATTCATGCAGAAAATCACCCTATCCCTATCTTTGTTAGTATTATTCCTCAAAAATATTTTATAGAACGTATTGGCGGTAGTCGAGTACATGTCTCTGTTATGATAAAACAAGGACAGAATGAGGAAACTTATGATCCTACTCCTAAACAAATGGTTAAACTTGCTCAAGCAGAGTTTTACTTCCGTATAGGAATACCTCTTGAAATAATTTGGCTAGAATCTATTGCAAAGACTAATCCTCACATTAAGATTATAGATAACCGTAACGATATACCCCTACTACCCATTTCGGCGGATACTCTCCCTGAAAAAATAGAAGATAATGGGATTCCGTATGAATCCATGGATCCCCATATTTGGACAAGCCCACCCCTAGTAAAAATTATTGCAAAAAATATTAGAGATACACTCATTACTGCCGAGCCTACTTATAAAAATCAATTTGAAAAAAATTATCAGCAATTTATTCAAGATTTAAATAACCTTGATAAATTCATTCGTAATACTTTATCTGGTATTACTCAGCATGATTTTATGGTGTTTCATCCTGCTTGGCGTTACTTTGCTAGAACTTATGGTCTTCATGAAATTGCTATCGAGCATGAGGGTAAAGAGCCAGGTGCTAAGTCCTTAGCATCTTTCATCGAATTAGGTCGTAGGAAAAATATTAAAACGATTTTTATTCAAAACCAGTTTAGTCGCACTCACGCACAGTTAATAGCCCAATCTATTGGTGCAAAACTTATCTCTTTAGATCCACTTTCAGAGCATTATGAAGCTAACTTACGCCATGTGGCTACTACGTTAGCAAGCGTATTGAAGTGA
- the clpA gene encoding ATP-dependent Clp protease ATP-binding subunit ClpA yields MLSKDLEVSLNQAFKGAREKMHEYLTIEHLLLAMLDNESATAVLRACNVNLEQLREEITSFLNETTPLLSNQDNRDTQPTLGFQRVLQRAVLQAQSSGQKEVTGANILVAIYGEQKSQAVYFLKRQHTTRLDIINYISHGISKVESQEESGESPQASEETETTHTSPLGKTPLEIYAANLNILAAQGKIDPLIGRSNELERITQILCRRRKNNPLLVGEAGVGKTALAEGLAWKITEKDIPDILQNCTVYSLDMGALLAGTKYRGDFEKRFKGILFQLKNEKESILFIDEIHTIIGAGSASGSVMDASNLIKPALTSGELKCIGSTTYQEYRNIFEKDRALARRFQKIDIPEPSVEEAIQILQGLKSRLEEHHKVRFSQAALRTAAELSNRYIHDRHLPDKAIDVLDECGAYQQLLPISKRKKVISAQDAQAVIAKIARIPPKQISLSDRETLATLESNLKRVIFGQDAAIEALSSAVKMARSGLMDSNRPVGSFLFAGPTGVGKTEVTRQLAYILGIELIRFDMSEYMESHAVSRLIGAPPGYVGYDQGGLLTEAVCKNPHGVLLLDEIEKAHPDIFNLLLQVMDHGMLTDNNGRKADFRNITLVMTSNIGVQEASRSSMGFTKQNHESDIMGAIQRTFSPELRNRLDAIIQFKPLSKSSIGRVVDKFLMELELLLQSKQVTLEVDAEVKTWLGEHGYDETMGARPMSRLIQEKIKKPLADELLFGKLAHGGHVIVTLIADNLHLTY; encoded by the coding sequence ATGTTAAGTAAGGATCTTGAAGTAAGTTTAAACCAGGCCTTTAAAGGTGCTCGAGAGAAAATGCACGAGTATTTAACAATAGAGCATCTTTTACTTGCTATGCTAGATAATGAGTCAGCTACTGCTGTACTCCGTGCTTGTAATGTAAATTTAGAACAGTTAAGAGAAGAAATTACTTCATTTTTAAATGAAACAACGCCGTTATTATCTAATCAGGATAATCGTGATACTCAACCTACCTTAGGATTTCAACGAGTTTTACAGAGGGCTGTACTTCAAGCTCAGTCCTCAGGTCAAAAAGAAGTTACAGGCGCCAATATACTAGTAGCTATCTATGGAGAGCAGAAATCTCAAGCAGTATATTTTTTAAAGCGGCAACATACCACTCGATTAGATATTATCAACTATATTTCCCACGGAATTAGTAAGGTTGAATCTCAGGAAGAAAGCGGAGAATCACCTCAAGCTTCAGAAGAAACAGAAACAACGCATACAAGCCCTCTTGGAAAAACCCCACTAGAGATTTATGCAGCTAATCTTAATATATTAGCTGCTCAAGGAAAAATTGACCCTCTTATTGGGCGCTCTAATGAATTAGAACGTATTACTCAAATTCTATGTCGAAGAAGAAAAAATAATCCTTTACTTGTAGGTGAGGCAGGTGTAGGTAAAACAGCACTTGCTGAAGGATTGGCATGGAAAATTACTGAGAAGGACATTCCAGATATTCTACAGAACTGTACTGTCTATAGCTTAGATATGGGGGCATTGCTAGCAGGTACAAAATACCGTGGGGATTTTGAGAAAAGATTTAAAGGGATACTATTCCAACTTAAAAACGAAAAAGAATCTATTTTATTTATTGATGAAATCCATACTATTATTGGTGCAGGATCTGCATCGGGTAGTGTTATGGATGCTTCTAACTTAATCAAACCGGCACTTACTTCTGGTGAATTAAAATGCATTGGCTCTACTACTTATCAAGAATATCGTAATATTTTTGAAAAAGATCGAGCTTTAGCACGTCGTTTTCAGAAAATTGATATTCCTGAACCTTCAGTAGAAGAAGCAATACAGATTTTACAAGGGTTAAAATCTAGATTAGAAGAACACCATAAAGTTCGCTTTTCTCAAGCAGCTTTACGTACTGCCGCTGAGCTTTCAAATCGCTATATCCATGATCGCCACCTTCCAGATAAAGCCATTGATGTACTTGATGAGTGTGGTGCTTACCAGCAGTTATTACCTATTTCCAAGCGCAAGAAAGTAATTAGTGCACAGGATGCACAAGCAGTAATTGCTAAAATAGCACGGATTCCACCAAAACAAATTTCTCTTTCAGATAGAGAAACCTTAGCAACCCTAGAATCTAATTTAAAGAGAGTGATTTTTGGGCAAGATGCAGCTATTGAAGCATTAAGCTCAGCAGTCAAAATGGCACGCTCTGGCTTAATGGATAGTAATCGCCCCGTAGGATCTTTTCTCTTTGCTGGACCCACAGGAGTGGGAAAAACGGAAGTGACAAGGCAGCTTGCTTATATTCTAGGTATTGAACTTATTCGTTTCGATATGTCCGAATATATGGAAAGCCATGCTGTTTCCCGTCTCATTGGGGCTCCTCCCGGTTATGTAGGCTACGACCAAGGGGGGTTACTCACTGAAGCAGTGTGCAAAAATCCCCACGGAGTCTTATTGCTTGATGAAATTGAGAAAGCTCATCCAGATATATTTAATCTATTACTCCAAGTCATGGATCATGGTATGTTAACTGATAATAATGGGCGTAAAGCAGATTTTCGTAATATTACTTTAGTGATGACTTCTAATATAGGCGTTCAAGAAGCAAGCCGTAGTTCCATGGGGTTTACGAAACAAAATCATGAAAGTGATATTATGGGAGCAATTCAACGCACCTTTAGTCCAGAGCTTCGTAACCGATTAGACGCTATTATTCAGTTTAAACCGTTAAGTAAGTCCTCTATAGGTAGAGTGGTAGATAAATTTTTAATGGAATTGGAATTGTTACTGCAAAGTAAACAAGTTACTCTAGAGGTAGATGCAGAGGTAAAAACCTGGCTAGGGGAGCATGGTTATGATGAAACCATGGGGGCTCGTCCCATGTCTCGGCTTATTCAAGAAAAAATTAAGAAACCCTTAGCGGATGAATTACTATTTGGTAAATTAGCCCATGGTGGTCATGTTATAGTAACATTGATTGCAGATAATCTTCATTTAACTTACTAA
- the argF gene encoding ornithine carbamoyltransferase, producing MAIKHFLTLFDLSTQELDHLIQRAIELKMLQKSREIYEPLKNKVLGMFFEKSSTRTRVSFEVAMTQFGGSAIFLSPRDTQLGRGESIEDTARVLSRMIDGLMVRTFSHTTLECFAAYSQVPVINALTDLYHPCQLLADIQTYTEHRGSIQGQTVAWVGDGNNMCHSYISAAQQFGFKLHIATPIGYEPNADLLKNTEKYIQLTSDPKEAVANANLVVTDSWASMGQEQEKEQRSSDFKNYQVNRKLIALAKKDALFMHCLPAYRGKEVTADVIDGNQSVVWDEAENRLHAQKALLEKLMVN from the coding sequence ATGGCAATAAAACATTTTTTAACTTTATTTGATTTATCTACTCAAGAATTAGATCATCTTATTCAGCGAGCAATTGAACTTAAAATGCTTCAGAAATCAAGAGAAATCTACGAGCCATTAAAAAATAAAGTATTGGGTATGTTTTTTGAAAAATCCTCTACTCGTACTCGTGTTTCTTTTGAGGTAGCTATGACTCAATTTGGAGGTAGTGCTATTTTTCTATCACCAAGAGACACCCAATTAGGCCGAGGTGAATCGATTGAGGATACTGCTCGTGTTCTCTCTAGAATGATAGATGGTTTAATGGTACGTACTTTTTCTCATACCACTTTAGAGTGTTTTGCAGCCTATTCTCAAGTACCTGTGATTAATGCACTTACTGATCTTTACCACCCTTGTCAATTGCTTGCAGATATTCAAACTTATACAGAACATAGAGGTAGTATTCAAGGACAAACTGTTGCGTGGGTAGGCGATGGTAATAATATGTGCCACTCTTATATTAGTGCTGCGCAACAATTTGGGTTTAAATTACATATTGCTACACCAATAGGCTATGAACCTAACGCTGATCTTTTAAAAAATACAGAAAAGTATATCCAATTGACTTCTGATCCTAAAGAAGCGGTTGCAAATGCTAATTTAGTAGTGACAGATTCTTGGGCAAGTATGGGACAAGAACAGGAAAAAGAGCAGAGATCTAGCGATTTTAAAAACTACCAAGTTAACAGAAAACTAATAGCTTTAGCTAAAAAAGATGCACTCTTTATGCATTGCCTACCTGCTTATCGAGGAAAAGAAGTGACTGCTGATGTGATTGATGGGAATCAAAGCGTAGTATGGGATGAGGCAGAAAATCGTCTCCATGCTCAGAAGGCTTTA
- a CDS encoding superoxide dismutase — protein sequence MTHRLPDLPYPIDSLEPYLSKETLEYHYGKHHQTYIDKLNGLIAGTEFEHSSLEEIITKSSGGVFNNSAQVWNHTFYWNCLTPQGKGSPSEDLLTIINKNFGSFAEFKEKFSQTAITLFGSGWTWLIKNASGSLEITTTANAGNPLTEGKTPLLTCDVWEHAYYVDYRNARPQYVESFWKIVNWDFVASNNR from the coding sequence ATGACTCATCGTTTACCAGATCTTCCTTATCCAATAGATTCTTTAGAACCTTACCTTTCTAAAGAAACCTTAGAATACCATTATGGTAAACACCACCAAACTTATATAGATAAACTAAATGGGTTAATTGCTGGTACAGAGTTTGAACACTCTTCTTTAGAAGAGATTATTACTAAATCTTCTGGAGGTGTTTTTAATAATAGTGCACAGGTCTGGAATCACACTTTCTATTGGAATTGTCTAACTCCCCAAGGAAAAGGATCACCAAGTGAAGATCTATTAACTATCATTAATAAAAATTTTGGCTCTTTTGCAGAATTTAAGGAGAAGTTTAGCCAAACTGCAATTACTCTTTTTGGATCCGGTTGGACTTGGCTTATCAAAAATGCCAGTGGATCTCTTGAAATTACTACAACAGCTAATGCAGGTAATCCACTGACAGAGGGGAAAACCCCTCTGCTAACTTGCGATGTTTGGGAACATGCTTATTACGTAGATTATCGTAATGCTCGCCCACAGTATGTAGAATCTTTCTGGAAAATTGTTAACTGGGATTTTGTTGCTAGTAATAATCGTTAA
- a CDS encoding hexameric tyrosine-coordinated heme protein, translating into MADIWLTSLITETPQEGFELAITLSRRGVKYTQPNTEVLHKLRSEYAENASDLTAASQVVAINFQTVACCQ; encoded by the coding sequence ATGGCTGATATCTGGCTAACCTCATTGATTACTGAGACTCCTCAAGAAGGGTTTGAACTAGCTATTACTCTTAGTCGAAGAGGGGTAAAGTATACTCAGCCAAATACAGAAGTATTGCATAAGTTACGATCTGAATATGCAGAAAACGCCTCTGATCTTACAGCTGCCTCTCAAGTGGTTGCGATTAATTTTCAAACAGTAGCATGCTGCCAATAA
- the clpS gene encoding ATP-dependent Clp protease adapter ClpS produces the protein MCTVYLSREKPGESIADAIKPEVEKPELKKPSMYKVVMLNDDYTPMEFVVKVLQFFFAMGLDQATRIMWQIHTEGKGICGIFTYEIAETKVAQVNEYSGEHQHPLKCVLEKT, from the coding sequence ATGTGTACAGTTTATTTAAGTAGAGAAAAACCCGGTGAATCTATTGCAGATGCTATAAAGCCTGAAGTTGAAAAACCAGAGCTTAAAAAACCATCTATGTATAAGGTGGTTATGCTAAATGACGATTATACCCCAATGGAATTTGTGGTTAAAGTATTACAGTTTTTTTTTGCTATGGGCTTAGATCAGGCTACTCGTATCATGTGGCAGATTCATACAGAGGGAAAAGGTATTTGCGGTATATTTACCTATGAAATAGCTGAAACGAAAGTAGCTCAGGTAAATGAATACTCAGGAGAGCATCAACACCCTCTAAAATGTGTCTTAGAGAAAACATAA
- the grxD gene encoding Grx4 family monothiol glutaredoxin, translating into MGVIEQIKEIIETNPIVLFMKGDPQFPQCGFSSRAVQALQASGIEFAHVDILSNPDIRSHLPQYSNWPTFPQLFVNGELIGGCDIIIELFEKGELKKITETATAKNT; encoded by the coding sequence ATGGGCGTTATAGAACAAATTAAAGAAATTATAGAAACAAACCCTATCGTTTTATTCATGAAAGGTGATCCGCAATTTCCCCAGTGTGGTTTTTCTAGCAGAGCAGTTCAAGCGCTTCAAGCCAGTGGTATAGAATTTGCTCATGTGGATATCCTTTCTAACCCAGATATTCGTTCTCATTTACCTCAGTATTCAAATTGGCCTACTTTTCCCCAGTTGTTTGTAAATGGGGAGTTAATAGGAGGCTGTGATATTATTATAGAGCTATTTGAGAAAGGAGAGCTTAAAAAAATTACTGAAACAGCTACTGCTAAAAATACTTAA
- a CDS encoding aspartate aminotransferase family protein — protein MSESLMLAYNRLPVAFEYGRGAWLWDTEGNQYLDALAGVAVCGLGHAHPAVVAAIQDQAKKLLHTSNIYCISLQENLANRLTALSGMDRVFFSNSGAEANEAALKIARRYGHNQGVDNPKIVVMTSSFHGRTLATLSATGNPKVQAGFEPLVQNFIRVPYNDITALKNLPKEACQEIVAILLEPVQGEGGVIVPDEDYLDQIRLICNQQGWLMMLDEVQTGLCRTGQWFAFQHSKAQPDVITLAKSLGGGIPIGACLARGVAAEVIQPGSHGSTCGGNPLACRSALAVLDTLEQANLASRAAQLGQRMIQSFQTMFGELPQVKAIRGKGLMMGIELDRPCGVLMSHALADGLLINVTASNVIRLLPPLIITDEESDIIASKLNNLIRSFLKNS, from the coding sequence ATGAGCGAATCATTAATGTTAGCCTATAACCGCTTACCTGTTGCATTTGAGTACGGTAGGGGAGCTTGGTTATGGGATACTGAAGGAAATCAATACCTAGATGCATTAGCAGGGGTTGCAGTTTGCGGACTAGGCCACGCCCATCCTGCAGTAGTGGCAGCTATTCAAGATCAAGCAAAAAAATTACTTCATACTTCTAATATTTATTGTATTTCTCTACAAGAAAATTTAGCAAATCGCCTAACAGCTTTGTCTGGTATGGATCGTGTCTTTTTTTCTAACTCTGGTGCAGAAGCTAATGAAGCTGCTCTTAAAATTGCCCGCCGTTATGGGCATAACCAAGGGGTTGATAATCCAAAAATTGTTGTAATGACAAGCAGTTTTCATGGGCGAACTTTAGCTACGCTAAGTGCAACTGGAAACCCTAAAGTTCAAGCAGGTTTTGAGCCTCTTGTTCAAAATTTTATTCGAGTTCCTTATAATGATATTACTGCATTAAAAAATCTTCCTAAAGAAGCTTGCCAAGAAATTGTTGCTATATTACTTGAGCCAGTTCAAGGAGAGGGGGGAGTTATTGTGCCAGATGAGGATTATTTAGATCAAATACGTCTCATTTGTAACCAGCAAGGCTGGCTAATGATGCTAGATGAAGTGCAAACAGGGCTATGTCGTACAGGGCAATGGTTTGCTTTTCAGCATAGTAAAGCTCAACCAGATGTGATTACCCTTGCAAAGAGTCTCGGTGGTGGTATACCTATTGGAGCTTGTCTTGCTCGAGGAGTTGCAGCTGAAGTAATACAACCAGGATCTCATGGATCTACATGTGGAGGTAATCCTTTAGCATGTCGTTCTGCTTTAGCAGTTTTAGATACCCTAGAGCAAGCTAATTTAGCTAGCCGTGCTGCTCAACTAGGACAAAGAATGATCCAATCTTTCCAAACAATGTTTGGGGAATTACCGCAAGTTAAGGCAATTCGAGGTAAAGGGTTAATGATGGGTATTGAATTAGATCGACCTTGTGGTGTGCTCATGTCTCATGCTCTAGCTGATGGGTTGCTGATTAATGTTACTGCTAGTAATGTGATACGATTACTTCCTCCTTTAATTATTACCGATGAAGAATCCGATATTATTGCTTCAAAATTAAATAATCTAATTAGATCTTTTCTCAAAAACTCCTAG